ACGAGATGGCTCTGCTCTCTGCACGACTCGCCTCCTCCTTGGCGCGCCAGCTGCCCAGGACAACCTCCCAGGTAATGCCACAAACCACTGATGTCTCACGTCCTGCCCTATCTATGTAGGGAATTATATTAAGCGAGGAATCAGGAATATTGAGTTTTTCTTAGCTATACTCTTGTGAGCCGGCTGAAGTGAGCTGACCTGCCTATGTTCCCCGGTCAGCTGTTCCCCTGCCGGCCTGTCTATGAATCTCTCCCTGTGTGAATATACTAGACGTGCCTTGGTGTATGTGCAGGGTTGATtggcagggtggcagggaggAGTGGTGTGCTGAAATGTTGAAATGATTGGAATATTGACTTGAACCTTTGCTAAGTGACCGGTTGAgttgtgaatgtgtgtatgtggtggtcttgtggtgtgtgtgtgtgtgtgtgtgtgtgtaagagggaggACTAGTGCGGTGTTTGGGTGTTACATAGACTGGTAAAAGTATTAAGTTGTCTTGTAATATTTCTTTGTGACcggttggctggctggtgaagtgttggtgagagagagagagagagggagtggaatgGTGCTATGTGTGTTTCGTTGTATTGGTCATGGCAGTGTTGAGTTGTCATGGGgatatttggtggtggtggtggtggggattgtACAAATAACCTTATCTTACCAGAATCAAGTCACAAACATTTTATTCTCCGTATATGAAGGAAAATTGCAGTGCATGAATCGGCTGCGAAATTTAACGAACTAAATGATTAATAATGCCCAAAATGTAACGCTCCGGTGAAAAATGCTTGTTAGATTAACATTGTCTGTCCTGTGTGTTGTATGATATGCCTGGGGGAGGAGTGGtgatgctggtagtggtggtggtggcggtagcaaTGTTGTATATGTATTGGTACAGTGGTAAGGTGACGATTCACTGACcaatttatatatttacctGGTTTTATTTGATTAATTATTCTGTATTAGGTTAACAGTATTTTTCAAGTGCAAGATTGGAAGAGTTTAAGAAGAGATGTTAAGACTAAGAgtaattttaaccctttcaatactgggacacatttttacttttagatttgtgcacgattagaccatttttttgacattaggaagggtctatggagggcagaagattaatgaccagagtctttactattttaatcccccacataagtttctgaagctgtataaaacaacaaaattgtaagcagaatgaatatactgtagaaatgtgtcttagtactgaagagaGTTTTGTGAGAAGTAATGACAAAGTATTTTTCAAGGGCAAGATTAGAAGAGTTTGTAAAGAGATATAAAGACTAGGAGTATTTTTCAAGTGcaagatgagatgaaaagtaTAAATTAGGAGTATTTTCAAACTACAAGATAAGAGTTTGAAAAGGAAAGTATAAATTAACAGTATTTTTGAAGTGCAAGATGGGAAGAGTTTGAGAGGAGAAGTATAGAGTGTGTGTCGTCCCCAGGTTGCCAAGCTCCTGCCGGCTGCTTCCATCGTCTCCCGCAAGCTCTCCACCAGCAATGTCGTGGCATCGGCTGAGGTCTCCACCATCCTGGAGGAGCGCATCCTGGGTGAGTCCTCCTGCAGGTTGTCTTTTTTGCGGTCGTTacattttcttgttaatatttcacctttgattttgttttgaaGAGCATCAGGATGTGGCCGGAATTATTGTGGCTGTCACGACTATTAATGCATTTTCATTTTCGTATCTTGTGAATATAAGTTAAAAAAAACCCATCTGAACTCATTGCATTCCAGAGTGTTGTTGAAAATACTTGCATATCACAATCTTACTAAGGTATTTGAATTTGTTACTGAATCAAAAGCAGAAATTAGACTCCACAGTAGGGTAGATATATAGCAAGTCTATTCTTTGCTTGAGTTTTTTAAAGTTTATGTAAGGCTGTTAGGAAGATGAttagcagaggaagaggaagaactggTTATATCATTTGGTTACCTCACTTGGTCAACtagtaaggaaaatgaagtgtAGGAGAGCCAACTGATGCTGATGTACCAATTCAAATAGCTCTCACTTTAACGTAGCACTCTATAGCAGATTGATAGTGTATCATAAGCAGGCAAAATACATGTTAATAAGTGGATAGTGAGAGATTGACGTGTAACTGAATATCCGACAGGCGCTGCCCCCAAGGCCAACTTGGAGGAGACTGGTCGTGTACTGAGCATTGGTGATGGTATTGCCCGTGTCTATGGCCTCAAGAACATCCAGGCTGAGGAGATGGTGGAGTTCTCCTCAGGCCTTAAAGGTGAGTCTGGGTAATGGGACTCGAGATACACACCCATGTGTTCAGGATCCCTTTGCACTCATCGTGGCCGTTTCTTTAGACTACTGATGATTTGGTGgcttcttgaccccttcagtaccatgatgcatttccatattcattctgcttactggttggtgattttatacagctttggaaacttgtgtgggtattaaaatagtgaagactggccaatGATCTGACctatatagacccttcctgatataaacaaaattctgATCATACCCTAACTCAAATTGAAAATGtggcccagtactgaaggagcaaGACTTTAGTTGATCATAGAGAAATCCTGTTTATCTAGAGCTTATTGAAAGAAGTTGAGATGTGGacaggtgtttcagaatatgggccataATACAAATTGGTTCTCTCAGGTATGGCTCTAATATTGGAACCCAACACCCTAGTAGCCATAATATTCACTGCCACTTTGGCACGGAGACTGTCGCTAGGTAATACAACCGTTTCTCGCAGGTATGGCTCTGAACTTGGAACCCGACaatgttggtgttgtggtgttcggTAACGACAAGCTGATCCGAGAGGGCGACATTGTGAAGCGTACCGGAGCCATCGTGGACGTGCCCGTCGGTGAGGCCATCCTGGGCCGTGTGGTGGATGCTCTCGGCAACGCTATTGACGCAAGGGACCCATCACTGGTGGCCAGAGGTGAGCAATGAGGCTGCTGTCCTCTCATGGATGCATTTCTTCAAGTCTTGAAACTTTGTGTGCAATTGATggtgtctcattttctttatttattatttaatcatctttatttgtttatatctgTGATTAAGATGTTCTTTAAGTGGCATCTCAGGAAGGACAGCCAGAACGGTTTTTCTATATTATATTTTTGGCATTATGATCGTATTGCCATGCCTAGTATTGCTAAGATTGTCATGTGGTAGTTTTGGTAGGAAGGGTAGCTCTATTACACTTTTGGAATTGATTGTATTAACATGGTATGCTCAGGTCTTGGTTGGAAGAGTATCAATATTACATTGTTTTTGGCAAGGCAAATAATGTGGCATGTGCCGGCAGGGCTCGTGTGGGAGTGAAGGCCCCCGGCATCATCCCCCGCATCTCTGTGAGGGAGCCCATGCAGACCGGCATCAAGGCTGTGGACTCACTTGTGCCCATTGGCCGTGGACAGCGTGAACTGATCATTGGAGATCGTCAGACTGGCAAGACTGCCATTGCCATTGACACAATCATCAACCAGAAGCGTTTCAATGATGGCgccgaggagaagaagaagctgTACTGTATCTACGTTGCTATTGGACAGAAGAGGTCAACTGTTGCCCAGATCGTCAAGAGGCTGACTGATGCTGGTGAGTTTTCAGTGCTGTTTTTATGAAACTAGTTTGAGTCATTCTTTGATATAGTATTTGTTTGACATATGCTGCAGTTGCCTGTTGGCATGTGCATGTAATTGTTGGAAACACACATCATAATGTGATTATATTTCTTGACGACATTGTGATGGAATCTCGTAACCCTTAAAGTATTGTGAGGCTTTCCCTGCTACAAGTACCCTTGTCCTGCATGTTGGAAGTAAagctgaagaaaaatgaagcatGATTTGTGAACACTGCCTGCCCATCAAGAACAGATGCACCAACGAGCCATCGCATTTCCTCATGAATGTTGGTGTTCGCAGTGGTGCtagagcaaaaagaagaatCTTCGTGTTCCCATGACACTTGTCATTCTACAAGATTTTTCACACAATGTGTGCATCTGTGTTTTGTGTGCATGTATTGTAATATATTGTGTTTACTAATGATGGATGCTGGTTTCCAGATGCCATGAAGTACACCATTGTGGTGTCTGCCACTGCTTCCGACGCTGCTCCCCTGCAGTACCTGGCTCCCTATGCTGGCTGTGCCATGGGAGAGTACTTCCGTGACAATGGCAAGCATGCCCTCATCATCTACGACGATCTGTCCAAGCAGGCTGTGGCCTACCGTCAGATGTCTCTGCTGCTGCGTCGTCCCCCAGGCCGTGAGGCTTACCCCGGTGATGTGTTCTACCTCCACTCCCGTCTGCTTGAGCGTGCTGCCAAGATGAATGACACCAACGGTGGCGGCTCCCTCACTGCCCTGCCTGTCATTGAGACTCAGGCTGGTGACGTGTCTGCCTACATCCCCACCAACGTGATTTCCATCACTGACGGACAGATCTTCTTGGAGACTGAGCTGTTCTACAAGGGTATTCGTCCTGCCATCAACGTGGGTCTGTCTGTGTCTCGCGTAGGCTCAGCTGCCCAGACCAAGGCCATGAAGCAGGTATTGGAGTGGTCTTCGTTGTTGTGTTCACCGGTTGAAGGAGCCCCTG
The Portunus trituberculatus isolate SZX2019 chromosome 39, ASM1759143v1, whole genome shotgun sequence DNA segment above includes these coding regions:
- the LOC123515540 gene encoding LOW QUALITY PROTEIN: ATP synthase subunit alpha, mitochondrial-like (The sequence of the model RefSeq protein was modified relative to this genomic sequence to represent the inferred CDS: inserted 1 base in 1 codon) yields the protein MALLSARLASSLARQLPRTTSQVAKLLPAASIVSRKLSTSNVVASAEVSTILEERILGAAPKANLEETGRVLSIGDGIARVYGLKNIQAEEMVEFSSGLKGMALNLEPDNVGVVVFGNDKLIREGDIVKRTGAIVDVPVGEAILGRVVDALGNAIDXKGPITGGQRARVGVKAPGIIPRISVREPMQTGIKAVDSLVPIGRGQRELIIGDRQTGKTAIAIDTIINQKRFNDGAEEKKKLYCIYVAIGQKRSTVAQIVKRLTDADAMKYTIVVSATASDAAPLQYLAPYAGCAMGEYFRDNGKHALIIYDDLSKQAVAYRQMSLLLRRPPGREAYPGDVFYLHSRLLERAAKMNDTNGGGSLTALPVIETQAGDVSAYIPTNVISITDGQIFLETELFYKGIRPAINVGLSVSRVGSAAQTKAMKQVAGSMKLELAQYREVAAFAQFGSDLDASTQQLLNRGVRLTELLKQGQYVPMAIEEQVAVIYCGVRGHLDKLDPSKITKFEQEFMAMIKTSHQDILSNIAKEGHITPDTDAKLKKIVIDFMATFQA